Part of the Cytobacillus sp. IB215665 genome, TGCGAAGCAAGTGAAGGTTAAGTGGGTGATGAATGGCGGTTGGCGTAAGCCAAAACTCACTTCTAATATGGTATAATTAACCTAATTAATAGATAAGTGAGGTGAATCAAATGCTAGTCAACAAAGCCTTTAAATTTCGTATCTATCCCACTAAAAAACAAGAAATATTAATTGCTAAAACCATTGGTTGTAGTCGTTTTGTGTTCAATCATTTTTTAGCTGCATGGAATGAAACATACAAACAGACTGGAAAAGGTTTAACATACGGCGCTTGTTCTGCGGAGTTAACAAAGTTGAAAAAGGATTTGCTTTATTTTAGGTCTTCATAAGATAAATCTGTTGAAATTTTTTACTTTAAATAAGAGAGGATACACACTTTTAGCATATTAATAAATCAACGAAATAGTTGCATATTAACTAGTTTTGTTATAAAATCTAACTAACGTTAGTTAGATTATTTTTCTCAGTTTATATAGACTTACGTTTTGGAGTTGATATAAGTATTGTTATATGGGAAACACTAACTATCCTAGAGGTGCTTAAAGATGTTAATAAGGAGGATATACTTCATGGCATGGTTATATCTTATTCTCGGTGGTATATCAGAGGTAGGTTGGGCGTTTGGTTTGAAGTTTTCGGAAGGATTTACAAATATCCCTTTCGTTATACCGACGGTTTTACTTATGATTTTTAGCTTTTGGGCTTTCTCAAAGTCACTTAAATATTTGCCTGTATCAACAGCATATGCTGTGTTTACAGGAATTGGAGCGTTTGGTACATCCATCGTTGGGATACTGTTTTTACACGACGCAGTTAGTGTATTAAAAATCATTTTATTACTAACCTTAATTAGCTGTATCATAGGTTTAAAATTAATACCGGAACAAACAAAAGGAGAAAGTGCATAATATGAGCTGGATTCTATTAGTACTCGCGGGATTCATGGAAATAGGAGGAGTGACT contains:
- a CDS encoding multidrug efflux SMR transporter — encoded protein: MAWLYLILGGISEVGWAFGLKFSEGFTNIPFVIPTVLLMIFSFWAFSKSLKYLPVSTAYAVFTGIGAFGTSIVGILFLHDAVSVLKIILLLTLISCIIGLKLIPEQTKGESA